A stretch of the Vibrio aquimaris genome encodes the following:
- a CDS encoding nuclear transport factor 2 family protein has protein sequence MKENIALVQDFYTDVFINRDFSRCEEYMDENYINNSNFVDNGRDGFIDYFSNYSKKFPNGSASIEKILSSDDHVFVYANHWTKILGITLKYKAIDIYEIKNNKIKEHWDSVEGINGISIFIFMIKRIFGL, from the coding sequence ATGAAAGAAAATATTGCTTTGGTACAAGACTTTTACACCGATGTTTTTATAAATAGAGATTTTTCTAGATGTGAAGAATATATGGATGAAAATTATATTAACAATAGCAACTTTGTTGATAATGGAAGAGATGGATTTATAGATTACTTTAGTAATTATAGTAAGAAGTTTCCTAATGGTTCAGCTTCTATAGAAAAGATACTTTCAAGCGATGATCATGTATTTGTCTATGCAAATCATTGGACTAAAATATTAGGTATAACACTAAAGTACAAAGCGATAGATATTTATGAAATAAAAAATAATAAAATAAAAGAGCATTGGGACTCTGTTGAAGGAATAAATGGAATATCGATATTCATATTTATGATTAAACGTATATTTGGGCTATAA
- a CDS encoding iron-containing redox enzyme family protein translates to MSNLINELKEICDYEWSKIKRGQFFKLAMEMDSPDLYVLAMVQVYHYTKYNSLNQASAVFPESYKNIGLIHFALKHAMEELGHENMAAHDLKSLGINEDVLKSPPLPATAALSGYLDSVAMKLGVAARLGYSFWAEDSYEHLQPLLEVCKSRLGLRDDQMTFFIAHAEIDAQHAKEVEMAITKWVTSDIDRENIKQVARVTLNLTGKILEDVAEQYLERQSNDNA, encoded by the coding sequence ATGTCTAACTTAATAAATGAGTTGAAAGAAATATGTGATTATGAATGGAGTAAAATAAAGCGAGGGCAATTCTTTAAGCTAGCAATGGAAATGGATAGTCCAGATCTCTATGTTCTTGCTATGGTACAAGTGTATCACTACACCAAGTATAATTCGCTAAATCAAGCTTCGGCGGTATTTCCAGAAAGCTATAAGAATATTGGCTTGATCCATTTTGCCTTGAAACATGCAATGGAGGAACTAGGTCACGAAAATATGGCGGCTCATGACTTGAAATCACTTGGGATCAATGAAGATGTTCTCAAGTCGCCGCCATTGCCTGCAACGGCAGCACTCAGTGGATATCTAGATAGTGTTGCAATGAAATTGGGTGTCGCAGCTCGCCTTGGCTATAGTTTTTGGGCTGAAGATAGTTATGAACATCTGCAGCCGCTGTTAGAAGTATGCAAAAGCAGGCTGGGCTTGAGAGATGACCAAATGACCTTCTTTATTGCCCATGCGGAAATTGATGCCCAACATGCCAAAGAGGTGGAGATGGCGATCACTAAGTGGGTGACATCAGATATCGATAGGGAAAACATTAAGCAGGTGGCGAGAGTGACATTAAATCTTACGGGTAAAATACTTGAGGATGTTGCCGAGCAGTATCTTGAACGGCAGTCGAATGATAATGCCTAA
- a CDS encoding 2Fe-2S iron-sulfur cluster-binding protein — MPKHTIKVNGELIDCAYNQDLSLLGQLEQVGYRIPRGCGIGCCGVCKLRLSKGQVVMDHKGGISDQDIEQGYILPCCSYPTEDIEILV, encoded by the coding sequence ATGCCTAAACATACCATTAAAGTGAATGGTGAGTTGATTGATTGTGCTTATAACCAAGACCTTTCTTTGCTAGGCCAATTAGAGCAGGTTGGCTATCGTATACCAAGAGGTTGTGGTATTGGTTGTTGTGGCGTGTGCAAGCTCAGACTTAGCAAAGGTCAAGTGGTTATGGATCACAAAGGTGGCATATCAGACCAAGATATTGAGCAGGGCTATATATTGCCCTGCTGCTCTTATCCTACCGAGGATATAGAGATTCTTGTCTAG
- a CDS encoding DUF5062 family protein — translation MSKKSKLHNEDKLVKKALEIGGKMAKMQGFDLPQSPQPLKVKAIYLFLVDAKQITPLPESKLDGASIKHRLALWIHNALPDDDPLK, via the coding sequence ATGTCAAAAAAATCAAAACTTCATAACGAAGACAAACTAGTCAAAAAAGCGTTAGAAATTGGTGGTAAAATGGCCAAAATGCAAGGTTTTGACTTACCTCAGTCTCCTCAGCCTTTGAAAGTAAAAGCCATCTATCTGTTTTTGGTTGATGCGAAGCAAATTACCCCCTTGCCAGAGAGCAAACTTGATGGCGCCAGTATCAAACATAGATTAGCACTCTGGATTCATAACGCCTTACCGGACGATGATCCTTTAAAATAG
- a CDS encoding type II toxin-antitoxin system RelE/ParE family toxin produces the protein MQKNKYKLSKLAQTHLQKIKNYTVNNFSEMQWRSYKDTLLTGFQMLADNPAVGRNCDEIYPSGFYFPVGKHTAYFTKEDGFILVVAVLGQSQLPQNHL, from the coding sequence ATGCAAAAGAATAAATATAAGCTAAGTAAATTAGCACAGACTCATTTACAAAAAATCAAAAACTATACCGTCAACAATTTCTCTGAGATGCAATGGAGAAGCTACAAAGATACCTTACTAACAGGGTTTCAAATGCTTGCTGATAACCCAGCTGTTGGTCGCAATTGCGATGAGATATACCCAAGTGGTTTTTATTTCCCAGTGGGCAAGCATACCGCTTACTTTACAAAAGAAGATGGCTTCATTTTAGTTGTTGCTGTACTCGGTCAATCACAGCTTCCGCAGAACCACCTGTAA
- a CDS encoding type II toxin-antitoxin system Phd/YefM family antitoxin, with protein MHTLTANDAKRNFGELLLSAQREPVKISKNSKDAVVVMSIKDYEELEAMKTDYLRHCFESAKQDLAQGNVVDGEDFLNAL; from the coding sequence ATGCACACATTAACAGCAAATGATGCCAAACGTAATTTTGGTGAGTTACTTCTGAGCGCTCAACGTGAGCCAGTGAAAATTAGCAAAAATAGCAAAGATGCCGTAGTTGTTATGTCGATTAAGGACTATGAAGAGCTGGAGGCAATGAAAACTGATTACCTGAGACATTGTTTCGAGTCAGCTAAGCAAGACTTAGCTCAAGGCAATGTGGTTGATGGTGAAGACTTTTTAAACGCCTTATAA
- a CDS encoding AzlC family ABC transporter permease — MNFKLPSEARLIYQASVAIFPLCLAVIPWGILCGSLAIQAGLSPIQAQAMSLFVFAGAAQLAGISLFGVMSPTLPILSSTFVIGSRHLLYSAVFQTDIMKLSWFKRMAFAFFLTDEMFAVSTSHIDKTRSFSYVYAMTAGVGFYLVWNLATLGGIIAGSSIDNIEELGLEFAIAATFIAIVIPSIKDRSTLFAVLVSGFSVLAFDMVGFEYSLIGATILGMITGFYTSNGEKNDA, encoded by the coding sequence TTGAACTTTAAACTACCTAGTGAAGCTAGGTTAATTTATCAAGCCAGTGTTGCAATTTTCCCATTGTGTTTAGCAGTAATCCCTTGGGGAATACTTTGTGGTTCGTTGGCGATTCAAGCAGGCCTTTCTCCGATACAGGCACAGGCAATGTCACTGTTTGTGTTTGCTGGCGCCGCTCAGTTGGCGGGTATTTCTCTATTTGGTGTAATGAGCCCTACATTGCCCATACTATCTTCAACTTTTGTTATCGGCTCTCGTCATCTACTTTATTCAGCTGTTTTTCAAACAGATATCATGAAGCTATCTTGGTTTAAACGTATGGCTTTCGCTTTTTTTCTTACCGATGAAATGTTTGCTGTTTCAACAAGTCATATCGATAAAACGCGCTCGTTCAGTTACGTGTATGCGATGACAGCAGGAGTGGGCTTTTATTTGGTTTGGAACCTTGCGACGCTCGGCGGAATAATCGCAGGTTCAAGTATTGATAATATCGAGGAACTCGGACTTGAATTTGCAATCGCTGCCACATTCATTGCTATTGTTATCCCATCCATAAAAGATCGTTCGACTCTTTTTGCGGTGCTTGTCAGTGGCTTTTCTGTACTGGCTTTTGACATGGTAGGATTTGAGTATTCTCTTATTGGCGCAACGATACTTGGGATGATTACTGGCTTTTACACATCGAATGGAGAAAAAAATGACGCTTAA
- a CDS encoding AzlD domain-containing protein: MTLNTEWVIFLMALITFSCRYLFFMKSMPISLGSKTKQLLRYTAPSVLTAMWVPIVFLGHGYSLDTLHTSPFFYAGAITVLLSLKYKNTLLIVAGGMVVFSVLNWLFASL; encoded by the coding sequence ATGACGCTTAATACCGAGTGGGTTATTTTCTTAATGGCTCTGATCACATTTTCATGTCGATATCTGTTTTTTATGAAATCAATGCCGATTTCTCTTGGTAGTAAAACCAAGCAGCTTCTTAGGTATACGGCGCCTTCTGTACTGACTGCCATGTGGGTACCAATCGTATTTTTAGGTCATGGTTATTCTCTTGATACATTGCATACCAGCCCATTTTTTTATGCTGGCGCTATTACCGTTTTGTTGAGCTTAAAATACAAAAATACATTACTGATTGTTGCAGGTGGTATGGTGGTATTTTCTGTTCTCAACTGGTTGTTTGCTTCACTGTAG
- a CDS encoding GNAT family N-acetyltransferase produces MDIEIRRSQASDAMQIRDVYACTNVYSNTLQLPFPSADFWQKRVTNVDDNCYPFVALIDGEIIGHIVLHVSANPRRRHVALFGMSVKHDYSGLGVGSKLLSTIIDLADNWLNLSRIELTVYTDNQAAIGLYKKFGFVIEGESAAYAYRNGEYASAYHMARFKS; encoded by the coding sequence ATGGATATTGAAATAAGGCGCTCACAAGCCTCAGATGCTATGCAAATTAGAGATGTTTACGCATGTACCAATGTATACAGTAATACGCTACAACTGCCTTTTCCATCGGCTGATTTTTGGCAAAAGAGAGTCACTAATGTTGACGATAACTGTTATCCATTTGTTGCTCTAATAGACGGTGAAATCATTGGTCATATAGTGCTGCATGTCAGCGCCAATCCTCGCCGAAGGCATGTTGCCTTATTTGGAATGAGCGTCAAACATGACTATTCTGGCCTTGGGGTGGGTAGTAAGTTGCTCTCAACCATCATAGATCTGGCAGACAACTGGCTAAACCTATCTCGCATCGAACTTACCGTATACACAGACAACCAAGCCGCGATTGGCTTGTATAAAAAGTTTGGCTTTGTTATTGAAGGTGAATCTGCCGCTTATGCATACAGAAATGGCGAATATGCGTCTGCTTATCATATGGCGAGATTTAAGAGCTGA
- a CDS encoding substrate-binding domain-containing protein, which translates to MMMKLLTVLPVILALASFSVKAETIVVAGSTTIKPIFDHLNYVLRQGKISLPAEEVKSIDAINQTLGPDQIAQIKQHFNSYVFNVRPGGSSKGVKSAFDNQVDIGMASRALKEKESPLKSSLDVVSIGSDALVFMVSTTNSVDNIPLNSLSQAFSGQIKTCEELGTTGGKIRLLGKGSHHGTHDVFLAKLNLKGKKLAPITYFEDELTITKSIAQRFKNGLAFGSLGAIPNNALGQTVKLVSVDGVAPMVDGQFNSQYGYVRPLNLVVNKSSSNKPGVKVVLEFFKTESGKALVKAYGFVPTP; encoded by the coding sequence ATGATGATGAAGCTATTAACAGTTCTCCCCGTTATACTGGCATTGGCAAGCTTTAGTGTAAAAGCAGAAACTATTGTCGTTGCTGGCTCAACAACAATCAAGCCTATTTTTGATCACCTTAATTACGTACTAAGGCAAGGAAAAATCAGCTTACCCGCTGAAGAAGTGAAATCCATTGATGCAATTAACCAAACTCTGGGGCCAGATCAAATCGCTCAAATCAAGCAACACTTTAATAGCTATGTGTTCAATGTTCGCCCAGGAGGATCTTCAAAAGGGGTAAAAAGTGCCTTCGACAATCAAGTTGACATAGGTATGGCTTCAAGAGCACTAAAAGAGAAAGAGTCCCCCCTAAAGAGCTCGCTCGATGTAGTTAGTATTGGTTCTGACGCACTAGTATTTATGGTTTCTACTACAAATTCCGTTGATAATATTCCTCTTAACTCATTATCCCAAGCCTTCTCTGGGCAGATAAAAACATGTGAAGAATTAGGTACAACAGGTGGAAAAATAAGGCTACTAGGCAAAGGCTCACACCATGGTACTCATGATGTTTTTCTTGCCAAGCTCAACTTGAAAGGAAAAAAACTTGCGCCTATTACCTATTTCGAAGATGAACTAACCATTACAAAATCGATTGCTCAACGTTTTAAAAATGGACTCGCGTTTGGTTCTTTAGGGGCCATACCAAACAACGCACTTGGACAGACTGTCAAACTGGTCTCCGTAGATGGGGTTGCGCCTATGGTTGATGGACAATTTAACTCTCAATACGGTTATGTCAGACCGCTAAACCTAGTGGTCAACAAGTCATCGTCAAACAAGCCGGGGGTTAAAGTTGTTTTGGAGTTTTTCAAGACTGAATCTGGTAAAGCGCTGGTCAAAGCTTATGGTTTTGTCCCCACACCTTAA
- a CDS encoding RebB family R body protein produces the protein MNWFLKQAAKRAAKQAAKKAANQVAKQAAMQAEQAAKRAGQAAQEAAMQAIEAPNMNEFTEQASNESSSPFSKQGTKLTDSTFADTIGLAMHNAINNQQQSQVTTAATVASTCARILATSVGSSVPAPKANSMMGKVKPDGLVLHNPKTQ, from the coding sequence ATGAATTGGTTCCTAAAACAAGCAGCGAAGCGCGCAGCCAAACAGGCAGCAAAGAAAGCCGCAAATCAGGTGGCGAAGCAAGCCGCTATGCAAGCAGAGCAAGCAGCGAAAAGGGCAGGACAAGCCGCGCAAGAAGCTGCCATGCAAGCCATTGAGGCCCCAAACATGAATGAATTTACCGAACAGGCTTCGAATGAGTCTTCTTCACCATTTTCTAAACAAGGCACCAAACTCACAGACAGTACCTTTGCCGATACCATTGGCTTGGCAATGCACAATGCGATAAATAATCAGCAGCAATCTCAAGTGACGACGGCCGCCACTGTCGCTAGCACCTGCGCAAGAATTCTCGCCACATCGGTGGGATCAAGCGTTCCGGCACCCAAGGCTAATTCGATGATGGGCAAAGTAAAACCCGATGGACTTGTTCTTCATAATCCCAAAACGCAGTAA
- a CDS encoding transporter substrate-binding domain-containing protein has translation MRITLSYLGSVLLLIWSQFTWSATLKLSQDLWPPYIMNSVQGSGIAHDIVADALISAGYDLKYSVKPWTRVLKETKSGQSDVIISLWKTEERQQFLLYTEPFMRNNMVFISLSGSKFEYESLDSLKGKKVALINDYAYANNLRDYPDMTIVKTLDLPNSFRYLLAKKADVLVADEAVAKWTAYGMKIPKGTLHYSKTYFDSTPLHSAVRKDHPEAEKIVSILNNYFKNHAKGKLEALHVLYGLKE, from the coding sequence ATGAGGATAACGCTATCTTATTTAGGCTCTGTGCTATTGCTTATCTGGAGCCAGTTTACTTGGTCAGCCACCTTAAAACTCTCACAAGATTTATGGCCCCCTTACATTATGAATTCAGTGCAAGGCAGCGGTATTGCCCATGATATTGTTGCCGATGCTCTTATCTCTGCTGGTTACGATCTCAAATACTCAGTCAAACCATGGACACGAGTACTAAAAGAAACCAAATCTGGCCAAAGTGACGTGATTATTTCACTGTGGAAAACCGAAGAAAGACAGCAATTTCTCTTATACACCGAACCTTTTATGCGCAATAACATGGTGTTTATTTCACTTAGCGGGAGCAAATTTGAATACGAATCACTCGATAGCTTAAAGGGGAAGAAGGTAGCACTAATTAACGATTACGCCTACGCCAACAACTTGCGCGATTACCCAGACATGACAATCGTCAAAACCTTAGATTTACCCAACAGCTTTCGCTATTTGCTGGCCAAAAAAGCCGATGTGCTTGTCGCCGATGAAGCCGTGGCAAAGTGGACCGCCTATGGGATGAAAATCCCCAAAGGCACCCTTCACTACAGTAAAACCTATTTTGACTCCACTCCATTACATTCTGCCGTGCGCAAAGACCACCCAGAGGCCGAAAAAATCGTCTCGATTCTCAACAACTATTTTAAAAACCACGCTAAGGGCAAATTAGAAGCGCTGCATGTGCTTTATGGGTTAAAGGAATAG
- a CDS encoding DUF4286 family protein: MILYEVNLSISNEIADDYMAWLKPHIQAMLKFEGFIKAELYQNTEQEDDKTNIVASYYVDNEDNLQAYINEMSADMRADGIKRFGDKCVATRRILKLTNTYTSGDNSAHI; the protein is encoded by the coding sequence ATGATTTTATACGAGGTTAACCTTTCTATTTCTAATGAGATTGCCGATGACTATATGGCATGGCTCAAACCACATATCCAAGCGATGTTAAAATTCGAAGGGTTTATCAAGGCCGAACTATACCAAAATACCGAGCAGGAAGACGACAAGACAAATATCGTTGCTTCCTACTATGTCGACAATGAAGATAACCTTCAAGCCTACATCAATGAGATGTCTGCCGATATGAGAGCAGACGGAATAAAAAGGTTTGGCGATAAATGCGTTGCCACAAGGCGAATATTAAAACTCACTAACACTTATACCAGTGGCGATAACTCTGCCCATATCTAG
- a CDS encoding DUF6435 family protein encodes MFSFFKNRPAQKLKKRHSMLLEQAMHAQRNGDIRTYSRLTAEAEEVFNQIQELSTSKT; translated from the coding sequence ATGTTTTCTTTTTTTAAGAACAGACCCGCGCAAAAACTCAAAAAACGTCACTCAATGTTGCTAGAGCAAGCGATGCACGCGCAAAGAAATGGTGACATAAGAACCTACTCTAGACTTACCGCCGAGGCTGAAGAAGTGTTCAATCAAATTCAGGAATTAAGTACCTCAAAAACATAG
- a CDS encoding M28 family peptidase, whose amino-acid sequence MQVSITSKRSILATVISTSMLTGCFWDDPRRGANYVSDSVDKEQLIGHLVTLEGLASKTTDGKSITRAAGTMGYQNSTEFIVATMKERGFIVTIQEFDFRAWEELAGTTATVDGKDLISKKEAPDDVEPDFALMSYSGKTDGELNGELAFVTPDFRFNEPDYDSTDGCEASDFEGKDLNGKIAVIQRGGCAFDTKAFNAQNAGAKALIVFNQGNNEGRKSVVSGTLGSTTQVVIPAIGARFELGYDWYVKSQSETVLANLTVNTQDEDVVTQNILAETPIGNPEQVVMLGAHLDSVPEGPGINDNGSGSAGLLEYAVTLSELEVPVKNKVRFAWWAAEEAGLVGSEYYTENLFAPIYDKAQQQILDELGLKDPSELTPEQVDLVEARYTQINRVKMYLNFDMIGSPNYIYGVMDGDLSDTKDSPDNAYKGDFKPPYGTSDIESIFNEFFTEREESTIPQALSKRSDYAGFADWGIAFGGLFTGAEKVKTAEEVEKYGGEAGVSYDKCYHQACDDVNNINQSAIYKNTQAMAYATTYYALSEQLFPDKENQTQPQAMVSSLTSQPTEKLRIGEKLKAAESVSDHDHFHGDFDQDSQ is encoded by the coding sequence ATGCAGGTAAGCATAACAAGCAAAAGATCCATTCTCGCAACAGTGATCAGTACAAGCATGCTGACAGGGTGTTTCTGGGATGATCCTCGTCGCGGCGCGAATTACGTCAGTGATAGTGTGGATAAAGAGCAGTTAATTGGCCACCTAGTCACTCTTGAAGGCTTGGCATCCAAAACCACTGACGGAAAATCCATTACCAGAGCGGCTGGTACTATGGGGTATCAGAACTCGACTGAGTTTATCGTCGCAACAATGAAAGAGCGTGGCTTTATTGTCACCATCCAAGAATTCGATTTCAGGGCATGGGAAGAGCTTGCTGGAACCACAGCCACAGTAGACGGTAAAGACTTAATCAGCAAAAAAGAAGCGCCCGATGACGTGGAACCTGACTTTGCTTTGATGTCATATTCAGGAAAAACGGACGGTGAGCTTAATGGCGAGCTTGCCTTTGTCACCCCTGACTTTAGGTTCAATGAACCCGATTATGACAGCACAGACGGTTGTGAGGCTTCTGACTTTGAAGGTAAAGATCTCAACGGAAAAATCGCGGTTATTCAACGTGGTGGATGTGCCTTTGATACCAAAGCCTTTAATGCCCAAAACGCAGGCGCAAAGGCGCTAATCGTGTTTAACCAAGGCAATAATGAAGGACGAAAATCCGTGGTGAGCGGCACCTTGGGCAGCACAACCCAAGTTGTTATTCCAGCCATAGGTGCACGCTTTGAACTTGGATACGACTGGTACGTTAAGAGCCAATCTGAGACAGTATTGGCAAACCTAACGGTCAATACTCAAGATGAAGATGTGGTCACACAAAACATTTTGGCCGAAACCCCGATTGGTAACCCAGAGCAGGTCGTTATGCTCGGCGCCCACCTTGATTCGGTTCCTGAAGGCCCGGGGATCAACGACAACGGCTCAGGCAGCGCGGGATTACTTGAATATGCGGTTACTTTATCTGAGCTAGAAGTGCCTGTGAAAAACAAGGTTCGCTTTGCTTGGTGGGCCGCTGAAGAAGCGGGGCTTGTGGGGTCTGAATATTACACAGAAAACTTGTTTGCACCGATTTATGACAAGGCCCAGCAGCAAATCCTTGATGAACTTGGCCTAAAAGATCCAAGCGAGTTAACCCCAGAACAAGTGGATTTAGTCGAAGCCAGATACACGCAAATCAACCGGGTTAAAATGTACCTAAACTTCGATATGATAGGCTCGCCTAACTATATCTATGGAGTGATGGATGGCGACTTATCCGATACCAAAGACAGCCCAGATAACGCCTATAAGGGAGATTTTAAACCTCCTTATGGCACCTCAGATATCGAGTCTATCTTCAATGAATTTTTCACTGAAAGGGAAGAATCAACCATACCTCAAGCTTTGTCAAAGCGTTCAGACTATGCTGGTTTTGCCGATTGGGGGATTGCATTTGGCGGCCTATTTACCGGCGCTGAAAAAGTAAAAACCGCTGAAGAAGTCGAAAAGTATGGTGGTGAAGCGGGTGTTTCTTACGATAAATGCTATCACCAAGCCTGTGATGATGTTAATAACATCAACCAATCGGCGATTTACAAAAATACTCAAGCCATGGCTTATGCCACCACCTATTACGCGTTAAGCGAGCAGCTGTTCCCTGATAAAGAGAATCAAACTCAGCCACAAGCAATGGTAAGCTCACTCACATCGCAACCTACGGAAAAACTGCGCATTGGCGAGAAGCTCAAAGCGGCCGAAAGCGTGTCTGATCATGATCACTTCCATGGTGATTTTGATCAAGACAGCCAATAG
- a CDS encoding methyltransferase — MNNAESAKKLSEIMMMPLAAKTLSTLAELGVADLLKEVPLEIDALAQACNADQTILLNMFKVVELLGFFSIDQGNIVKNSPSSELLISDHPQSMRHFCMLFGDEYYRGYEGLHHTCKTGQSGFKHVFDKTLYQYLDETPTRASVYDLAMRDFSRPVGTLLANVCAELFDQAKRVIDIGGGSGVISMELVKHHQHLTACIFDRQDVCQRSSESLPENIKDRIQTCTGDFFADIPEDYDVYVLKNVLHNWNPRSCQKILNNISQSLKNSRLLVIEPLVEPEENSPRLLFNALFQSVICEDGTYQRCFTDLEELFSESKLKVVKTQKLPTGHTVIELIKT; from the coding sequence ATGAATAATGCAGAATCAGCAAAAAAGTTATCAGAAATAATGATGATGCCTCTCGCAGCCAAGACGCTCTCTACTCTCGCTGAGTTAGGTGTCGCCGACTTGCTTAAAGAGGTACCTTTAGAAATCGATGCACTGGCACAAGCCTGCAATGCTGACCAAACCATCTTGCTCAATATGTTTAAAGTGGTTGAGCTATTGGGTTTTTTCTCGATAGACCAAGGAAACATTGTCAAAAATAGTCCAAGCTCAGAGCTACTCATATCCGATCATCCTCAATCAATGCGCCATTTTTGCATGCTATTTGGTGACGAATATTATCGCGGCTATGAAGGTTTGCATCACACATGCAAAACTGGTCAGTCTGGGTTTAAGCATGTTTTTGATAAAACCTTGTACCAATATTTGGATGAAACGCCAACCAGAGCTTCAGTATATGATTTAGCAATGCGCGACTTCTCAAGACCCGTTGGCACTTTGTTAGCAAATGTCTGCGCCGAACTATTTGACCAAGCGAAACGTGTTATTGATATCGGTGGAGGAAGTGGCGTCATCTCAATGGAGCTGGTTAAACACCATCAACACCTGACCGCATGCATCTTTGACAGACAAGATGTCTGCCAGCGAAGCTCTGAGTCTCTGCCAGAGAACATCAAAGATCGCATCCAAACTTGCACAGGTGATTTCTTTGCTGATATTCCAGAAGACTATGATGTGTATGTATTGAAAAACGTATTGCACAATTGGAACCCACGGTCGTGTCAAAAAATTCTTAATAACATTAGTCAATCGCTAAAAAACAGCAGGCTATTAGTAATAGAACCTCTGGTTGAGCCAGAAGAAAACTCACCTCGATTGCTTTTTAATGCCTTGTTTCAATCTGTCATCTGCGAAGATGGTACCTATCAAAGATGCTTTACCGATCTTGAAGAGTTATTTAGCGAAAGTAAATTAAAAGTGGTTAAGACTCAAAAGCTACCAACAGGTCATACCGTTATAGAATTAATAAAGACTTAG